From one Amycolatopsis sp. FDAARGOS 1241 genomic stretch:
- a CDS encoding sensor histidine kinase translates to MSTLSDLLAENTGLPGEAADHLQTVVAEWQLLADLSFADFLLWVPVAKDLQPEGGDFVCVAHARPTTAPTAHPEDVVGTRFTVAEHPELAKAMREVRIGREEDPHWYRDLPMRREAVPVSFGGEVIAVLSRETNLAAPRVPSPLEIAYLGSAGDLCQMIVDGTFPPSGGNQTDTHTSPRVGDGLIRLDPSGTVVFASPNGLSAYHRMGHESDLVGQRLAPLTRSLIRDPFDATEVSHRIIEALDGKPSTRTEADSRRGAVVLFRALPLRPAGQAAGALVLVRDVTEVKRRDRALLSKDATIREIHHRVKNNLQTVAALLRLQSRRVTSEEARLALTESVRRVSSIAMVHEALSISVDERVDLDKLLDNVLPMVGEVATAESQVGLTRKGSFGIVIAEIATPLVMVLTELVQNAIEHAFPQGRPGKVEIIVERSARWLDVLIRDNGRGLPSGFSLERSDGLGLQIVRTLVESELRGSLSLRKVRTDSTGARVPGTEAALRIPLSRRL, encoded by the coding sequence GTGTCGACGCTCTCCGATCTGCTCGCCGAGAACACCGGCCTCCCTGGTGAGGCGGCCGACCACCTGCAGACCGTCGTCGCGGAGTGGCAGCTGCTGGCCGACCTGTCGTTCGCCGACTTCCTGCTGTGGGTTCCCGTCGCGAAAGACCTGCAGCCCGAGGGCGGCGATTTCGTGTGCGTCGCGCACGCGCGCCCCACCACGGCGCCGACCGCGCACCCCGAGGACGTCGTCGGCACGCGGTTCACCGTCGCCGAACACCCGGAGCTGGCGAAGGCCATGCGTGAGGTGCGGATCGGCCGGGAAGAGGACCCGCACTGGTACCGCGACCTGCCGATGCGCCGCGAAGCCGTGCCGGTGAGCTTCGGCGGCGAGGTGATCGCCGTGCTGAGCCGCGAGACGAACCTGGCCGCGCCGCGCGTGCCGAGCCCGCTGGAGATCGCGTACCTGGGCAGCGCGGGCGACCTGTGCCAGATGATCGTCGACGGCACCTTCCCCCCGTCGGGCGGCAACCAGACCGACACGCACACGAGCCCCCGCGTCGGCGACGGCCTCATCCGCCTGGACCCGAGCGGCACCGTCGTGTTCGCCAGCCCGAACGGCCTGTCCGCCTACCACCGCATGGGCCACGAGTCCGACCTGGTGGGGCAGCGGCTGGCGCCCTTGACGCGCTCACTGATCCGGGATCCGTTCGACGCCACCGAGGTCTCCCACCGCATCATCGAGGCCCTCGACGGCAAACCGTCCACCCGCACCGAGGCCGACTCGCGCCGCGGCGCCGTCGTGCTGTTCCGCGCCCTGCCGCTGCGCCCGGCCGGCCAGGCGGCGGGCGCGCTTGTGCTGGTCCGCGACGTCACCGAGGTCAAACGCCGCGACCGCGCGCTGCTGTCCAAGGACGCGACGATCCGCGAGATCCACCACCGCGTGAAGAACAACCTGCAGACCGTCGCCGCGTTGCTGCGACTGCAGTCGCGCCGCGTGACGAGCGAAGAGGCCCGTCTGGCCCTCACCGAGTCGGTGCGGCGCGTGTCGTCGATCGCGATGGTCCACGAGGCGCTGTCGATCTCCGTCGACGAGCGCGTGGACCTGGACAAGCTGCTCGACAACGTCCTGCCGATGGTCGGCGAGGTCGCCACCGCGGAGTCGCAGGTGGGGCTCACCCGCAAGGGCTCGTTCGGCATCGTCATCGCCGAGATCGCCACGCCGCTGGTGATGGTGCTGACGGAACTCGTGCAGAACGCCATCGAGCACGCGTTCCCGCAGGGCCGCCCGGGCAAGGTGGAGATCATCGTGGAGCGCTCGGCGCGCTGGCTCGACGTCCTCATCCGCGACAACGGCCGCGGCCTGCCGTCGGGCTTCTCGCTGGAACGCAGCGACGGCCTCGGCCTGCAGATCGTGCGGACGCTGGTGGAGTCGGAACTGCGCGGATCGCTTTCCCTGCGGAAGGTCCGCACGGACTCCACGGGCGCACGGGTGCCGGGCACCGAGGCAGCCCTGCGGATCCCGTTGTCCCGCCGGCTCTAG
- a CDS encoding SDR family NAD(P)-dependent oxidoreductase, with the protein MTVVLITGGANGIGAAVARHFAADGAHVVVADIEEQAGAALAEEIGGLFVRTDVTSEADNEAAVRAALSAFGGLDVVHLNAGTGGAGGLADLNVDRYRRTLAVNVDGTVFGLRAAYPALRDTGGGAIVVTSSLAGISPATFDPVYSATKHAIIGLVRSLAPACAEAGITLNAICPGFVETRMIAGIKPALAEHGLAVASPAEIAAAVATIASATGSGDAWMLQAGRAAERVQFPAVTLSQA; encoded by the coding sequence ATGACCGTCGTCCTGATCACCGGAGGCGCGAACGGCATCGGCGCGGCGGTCGCGCGGCACTTCGCGGCCGACGGCGCGCACGTGGTCGTCGCCGACATCGAGGAACAGGCGGGCGCCGCGCTCGCCGAGGAGATTGGCGGCCTGTTCGTCCGCACCGACGTCACCAGCGAAGCCGACAACGAAGCAGCCGTACGAGCCGCGCTGTCCGCGTTCGGCGGGCTGGACGTCGTCCACCTCAACGCCGGCACCGGCGGCGCGGGTGGCCTCGCCGACCTGAACGTGGACCGCTACCGCCGCACGCTCGCCGTCAACGTCGACGGCACCGTGTTCGGCCTGCGCGCCGCCTATCCCGCCCTGCGCGACACGGGCGGCGGCGCGATCGTCGTGACGTCCAGCCTCGCCGGCATCTCCCCGGCCACGTTCGATCCCGTGTACTCGGCGACCAAGCACGCGATCATCGGCCTGGTGCGGTCACTGGCGCCCGCGTGCGCCGAAGCGGGCATCACGCTGAACGCCATCTGCCCGGGCTTCGTCGAAACGCGCATGATCGCGGGCATCAAGCCGGCGCTGGCCGAACACGGCCTCGCCGTCGCCTCCCCCGCCGAGATCGCGGCCGCCGTCGCGACCATCGCGTCGGCCACCGGGTCCGGCGACGCCTGGATGCTGCAGGCCGGCCGGGCCGCGGAACGCGTGCAGTTCCCGGCGGTCACGCTCAGCCAGGCGTGA
- a CDS encoding VC0807 family protein, producing MTTLPPPEKPTTPPEQRRELIVNLAINLVAPAALFYGLRALGVNQWLALLAGVVPPAVRAGQTVVTKRRVGTLAVFTLSILVLSVATSFLSGSPRFLLAKDGWLTAAAGGWMLATLPRKPFLYQVLRSFLGTAARERVEHNWLGSPTYRHVLRVATAMWGVVLVLDAGVRVLLADTLPVDRVPLISGLQYVGVYLALEITTRVYARRKSVAAAVAAEVGEETPA from the coding sequence ATGACCACGCTCCCACCGCCCGAAAAGCCCACCACTCCACCGGAGCAGCGGCGGGAGCTGATCGTCAACCTGGCCATCAACCTCGTCGCGCCCGCCGCGCTGTTCTACGGCCTGCGCGCGCTCGGCGTGAACCAGTGGCTGGCACTGCTGGCGGGTGTGGTCCCGCCGGCCGTGCGGGCCGGGCAGACCGTCGTCACGAAACGGCGCGTCGGCACGCTCGCCGTGTTCACGCTGAGCATCCTGGTGCTGAGCGTCGCGACGTCGTTCCTGTCCGGCAGTCCACGGTTCCTGCTCGCCAAGGACGGCTGGCTGACCGCGGCGGCGGGCGGCTGGATGCTGGCGACGTTGCCGCGGAAACCGTTCCTGTACCAGGTGTTGCGGTCGTTCCTCGGCACCGCAGCGCGCGAGCGCGTCGAACACAACTGGCTCGGCTCGCCCACCTACCGCCACGTCCTGCGCGTGGCGACCGCAATGTGGGGCGTGGTGCTCGTGCTCGACGCGGGCGTGCGGGTGCTGCTCGCCGACACGCTGCCCGTCGATCGGGTGCCGCTGATCAGCGGGTTGCAGTACGTGGGCGTGTACCTCGCCCTCGAGATCACCACACGGGTGTACGCCCGCCGCAAGAGCGTGGCCGCCGCGGTGGCGGCCGAAGTCGGAGAGGAGACCCCGGCATGA
- a CDS encoding PadR family transcriptional regulator encodes MKDTDLLDAHRQELWRGTVVLASLLALQKPGYGYGLLDTLERAGVPAPANTLYPLLRRLEGQALLTSEWDTSGSRPRKFYRTSREGVRLAQELQKEFSAIDRALGRLATEAEADSGTTTDRDADSAAGPATT; translated from the coding sequence ATGAAAGACACCGACTTGCTGGATGCGCACCGGCAGGAGCTGTGGCGGGGAACCGTCGTGCTGGCGAGCCTGCTGGCACTCCAGAAGCCCGGCTACGGCTACGGCCTGCTCGACACCCTGGAGCGCGCCGGGGTGCCCGCGCCGGCCAACACGCTGTACCCGTTGCTGCGCCGGCTCGAGGGCCAGGCGCTCCTGACCAGCGAGTGGGACACCTCGGGGAGCCGGCCGCGGAAGTTCTACCGGACGAGCCGTGAAGGCGTGCGGCTCGCGCAGGAACTGCAGAAGGAATTCAGCGCCATCGACCGGGCGCTCGGCCGCCTGGCCACCGAAGCCGAGGCGGACTCCGGCACCACCACCGACCGCGACGCAGATAGCGCCGCGGGGCCGGCAACCACCTGA
- a CDS encoding WhiB family transcriptional regulator: MDWRHDAACRDEDPELFFPVGTSGPALLQVSEAKAVCHRCTVASDCLAWALASGQDAGVWGGMSEDERRALKRRRTQIGTRTIA; the protein is encoded by the coding sequence ATGGACTGGCGCCACGACGCGGCCTGCCGAGACGAGGACCCCGAGCTGTTCTTCCCCGTGGGAACCAGCGGTCCTGCTCTGCTGCAGGTCTCCGAGGCGAAGGCCGTGTGCCACCGCTGCACCGTCGCTTCCGACTGCCTGGCCTGGGCTCTGGCCAGCGGCCAGGACGCCGGCGTGTGGGGCGGCATGAGCGAAGACGAGCGACGCGCGCTCAAGCGCCGCCGTACGCAGATCGGCACGCGTACCATCGCCTGA
- a CDS encoding diacylglycerol kinase family protein, protein MRAILVVNPQATSTTAGGRDVLAHALASQVKLDVVETDYRGHAMAVARSAARDGFDLVVAHGGDGTVNEVVNGLLADGADGFAPMLGVVPGGSANVFARALGLPVDPVEATHELLTALEEDRRRRIGLGLADGHWFTFNAGLGWDADVVGRVAKRRGKETSASLYMSAAVRSYFRPPLGRPALTVRVPGEEPAEVLTAFVSNTDPWTYLGERPVHLNPGCSFETGLGLFALNGLALPTVFTHVRQALLTKSNQRGRHLVRLDDVPLIRIDAAEPVNFQVDGDLVGQRTRVEFQSVPDALTVIV, encoded by the coding sequence GTGCGCGCCATCCTCGTCGTGAACCCCCAGGCCACCTCGACCACCGCCGGTGGCCGGGACGTGCTGGCGCACGCGCTGGCCAGCCAGGTGAAGCTCGACGTCGTCGAGACGGACTACCGCGGCCACGCGATGGCCGTGGCGCGCTCGGCTGCCCGCGACGGCTTCGACCTGGTCGTGGCGCACGGCGGCGATGGCACCGTGAACGAGGTCGTGAACGGGCTCCTCGCCGACGGCGCCGACGGGTTCGCGCCCATGCTGGGTGTCGTGCCGGGCGGGTCGGCCAACGTCTTCGCGCGCGCCCTCGGACTCCCGGTGGATCCGGTCGAGGCGACGCACGAGCTGCTGACCGCGTTGGAAGAGGACCGGCGGCGGCGCATCGGCCTCGGACTCGCGGACGGGCACTGGTTCACGTTCAACGCCGGGCTCGGCTGGGACGCCGATGTGGTGGGCCGCGTCGCGAAGCGGCGGGGCAAGGAGACGAGCGCTTCCTTGTACATGAGCGCCGCGGTGCGCTCCTACTTCCGGCCGCCGCTGGGCCGGCCGGCCCTGACGGTGCGGGTCCCGGGCGAGGAACCCGCCGAGGTGCTGACCGCTTTCGTGTCGAACACCGACCCGTGGACCTACCTGGGCGAGCGGCCCGTTCACCTCAACCCGGGTTGCTCGTTCGAGACGGGTTTGGGTCTGTTCGCGTTGAACGGTCTGGCGTTGCCCACCGTGTTCACTCATGTACGCCAAGCTTTGCTCACGAAGAGCAACCAGCGCGGTCGGCACCTGGTGCGCCTCGACGACGTCCCGCTGATCCGCATCGACGCAGCTGAGCCGGTGAACTTCCAGGTCGACGGCGACCTCGTCGGGCAGCGCACGCGAGTGGAGTTCCAGAGCGTCCCGGACGCACTCACAGTAATCGTGTGA
- a CDS encoding GNAT family N-acetyltransferase, whose protein sequence is MPDPRVRRIRPEDVDAVVKLVYALAEFERAPGECHLEAPQLHSALFGPAPALFGHVAEVDGAVGGFALWFLNFSTWRGTHGIYLEDLFVRAELRGSGLGKALLAALAAECVDKGYARLEWSVLNWNPAVGFYRALGAVGQDEWTTYRLTDDPLRALAAQA, encoded by the coding sequence GTGCCCGACCCCCGAGTGCGGCGGATCCGACCCGAAGACGTCGACGCCGTCGTGAAACTCGTCTACGCGCTGGCGGAGTTCGAGCGCGCACCCGGCGAATGCCATCTCGAAGCACCTCAGCTGCACAGTGCCCTGTTCGGCCCGGCCCCGGCGTTGTTCGGGCACGTCGCGGAGGTCGACGGTGCCGTGGGCGGGTTCGCCTTGTGGTTCCTCAACTTCTCGACGTGGCGCGGCACGCACGGCATCTACCTCGAAGACCTGTTCGTGCGCGCCGAACTGCGCGGCTCGGGCCTGGGCAAGGCGCTGCTCGCCGCGCTGGCCGCGGAGTGCGTCGACAAAGGGTACGCGCGGCTCGAGTGGTCCGTGCTGAACTGGAACCCGGCGGTCGGGTTCTACCGCGCGCTGGGCGCGGTGGGGCAGGACGAGTGGACGACCTACCGGCTCACCGACGATCCGCTGCGTGCGCTGGCCGCGCAAGCCTGA
- a CDS encoding acid phosphatase, with protein sequence MAHRLFILRHGQTEWSVNGRHTGRTDIPLTQAGEEQARAAGSTLRTLLGGPKLVISSPRDRAKRTAELAGLRIDEITEDLAEWDYGDYEGVTTQKIRETVPDWTVWTHPIPGGETAADVAARADKVLDRARREIEIGDVVLVGHGHFSRVLVARWVELSATAGVHFGLDPAGIAVLGDERGEPQIEHLNLLPALED encoded by the coding sequence GTGGCACATCGGCTCTTCATCCTCCGGCACGGACAGACCGAGTGGTCCGTCAACGGCAGGCACACCGGGCGCACTGACATCCCGCTCACCCAGGCGGGAGAAGAACAAGCGCGCGCGGCGGGCAGCACCCTGCGCACCTTGCTCGGCGGCCCGAAACTCGTGATCTCGAGCCCGCGCGATCGCGCGAAGCGCACGGCAGAACTCGCCGGCCTGCGCATCGACGAGATCACCGAGGACCTCGCCGAATGGGACTACGGCGACTACGAAGGCGTCACCACGCAGAAGATCCGCGAAACGGTGCCCGACTGGACCGTGTGGACACACCCGATCCCCGGTGGCGAGACCGCCGCCGATGTAGCCGCGCGCGCCGACAAGGTACTCGACCGCGCGCGCCGCGAGATCGAAATCGGTGACGTGGTCCTGGTGGGGCACGGGCACTTCAGCCGCGTGCTCGTCGCGCGCTGGGTCGAGCTCTCCGCGACCGCGGGTGTCCACTTCGGACTGGACCCGGCCGGCATCGCGGTGCTCGGCGACGAGCGCGGCGAACCGCAGATCGAGCACCTGAACCTGTTGCCGGCACTGGAAGACTGA
- a CDS encoding dTDP-4-dehydrorhamnose 3,5-epimerase family protein has translation MRFRALKVADAYEFTPRAFPDERGLFVAPFQEDALIEAAGHPMRVGQTNHSVSRRGTIRGVHFADVPPGQAKYVYCPAGSLLDVVVDLRTGSPTFGHWDAVLLDPVDFRSVYLAEGLGHAFIALEDNTVMSYLCSEPYNPPAEHGINPLDPALGLPWPADLTPIVSEKDRSAPTLAEAEAQGLLPSYADCTAHYEKLRAR, from the coding sequence ATGCGATTCCGCGCGCTGAAGGTCGCCGACGCCTACGAGTTCACGCCCCGCGCGTTCCCCGACGAGCGCGGGCTGTTCGTGGCGCCGTTCCAGGAGGACGCGCTGATCGAGGCGGCCGGGCACCCGATGCGAGTGGGCCAGACCAACCACAGCGTGTCCCGGCGCGGCACCATCCGCGGCGTGCACTTCGCCGACGTACCGCCCGGCCAGGCGAAATACGTCTACTGCCCGGCCGGTTCGCTGCTCGACGTGGTCGTGGACCTGCGCACGGGCTCCCCCACGTTCGGGCATTGGGACGCCGTGCTGCTGGACCCCGTGGACTTCCGCTCGGTGTATCTGGCCGAAGGCCTGGGCCACGCGTTCATCGCGCTCGAGGACAACACGGTCATGTCGTACCTGTGTTCCGAGCCGTACAACCCGCCGGCCGAGCACGGGATCAACCCGCTCGACCCGGCGCTGGGCCTCCCGTGGCCCGCGGACCTCACGCCCATCGTGTCCGAAAAGGACCGTTCGGCACCGACGCTCGCGGAGGCCGAGGCGCAGGGCCTGCTGCCGTCCTACGCGGACTGCACCGCCCACTACGAGAAGCTGCGCGCGCGTTGA
- a CDS encoding NADP-dependent malic enzyme has translation MTDQASTAATAAPVTDAEIFTGHEGGKLSVAATRPIADPRDLSIAYTPGVAKVSRAIAEDAAKAKRYTWADRLVVVVSDGTAVLGLGDIGASASLPVMEGKSVLFKTFGGLDSIPLVLDTTDVDEIVETLVHLRPSFGAVNLEDVSAPRCFELEDKLKAALDCPVMHDDQHGTAIVTLAALRGANLVLDRAIGDQRVVISGAGAAGVACAKILQEAGVGDVTVLDSRGIIHSGRDGLNPIKQQLAETTNKTGLTGGLEDALKGADVFLGLSSSTVDPELLGSMAADPIVFALSNPDPEVHPADAAKYAAIVATGRSDFPNQINNVLAFPGVFRGALDAGARAITENMKLAAAEAIVAVASDDLGPDRIVPSALDPRVAPEVAAAVAKAAVADGVV, from the coding sequence ATGACCGACCAGGCCAGCACGGCCGCCACCGCCGCGCCGGTGACCGACGCCGAGATCTTCACCGGGCACGAGGGCGGCAAGCTCTCCGTGGCGGCCACCCGGCCCATCGCCGACCCGCGTGACCTCTCGATCGCCTACACGCCCGGTGTGGCGAAGGTGAGCCGGGCGATCGCCGAGGACGCCGCCAAGGCGAAGCGGTATACCTGGGCCGACCGTCTCGTGGTGGTCGTCAGCGACGGCACCGCCGTGCTGGGCCTCGGCGACATCGGCGCGAGCGCGTCGCTGCCCGTCATGGAGGGCAAGTCGGTGCTGTTCAAGACGTTCGGCGGTCTCGACTCGATCCCGCTGGTGCTCGACACCACCGACGTCGACGAGATCGTGGAGACGCTGGTGCACCTGCGCCCGTCGTTCGGCGCGGTCAACCTCGAGGACGTGTCGGCGCCGCGGTGCTTCGAGCTCGAGGACAAGCTCAAGGCGGCGCTCGACTGCCCGGTCATGCACGACGACCAGCACGGCACCGCGATCGTCACGCTGGCGGCGCTGCGCGGCGCGAACCTGGTGCTCGACCGCGCGATCGGTGACCAGCGCGTGGTGATCTCCGGTGCGGGCGCGGCGGGTGTGGCCTGCGCAAAGATCCTTCAGGAGGCGGGTGTCGGCGACGTGACGGTGCTCGACTCGCGGGGCATCATCCACTCCGGACGCGACGGCCTCAACCCGATCAAGCAGCAGCTCGCCGAGACCACGAACAAGACCGGTCTCACCGGAGGTCTCGAGGACGCGCTCAAGGGCGCGGACGTGTTCCTCGGCCTGTCGAGCTCGACCGTCGATCCCGAGCTGCTCGGTTCGATGGCGGCCGACCCGATCGTGTTCGCACTGTCCAATCCGGACCCGGAGGTGCACCCGGCCGACGCGGCGAAGTACGCGGCCATCGTGGCCACCGGGCGCAGTGACTTCCCGAACCAGATCAACAACGTGCTGGCGTTCCCGGGTGTGTTCCGCGGTGCGCTCGACGCCGGCGCGCGCGCGATCACGGAGAACATGAAGCTCGCCGCGGCCGAAGCCATCGTGGCTGTCGCGTCGGACGACCTCGGTCCGGACCGCATCGTCCCGAGCGCGCTCGACCCGCGTGTCGCCCCGGAGGTCGCGGCGGCCGTGGCGAAGGCGGCCGTGGCCGACGGCGTCGTCTGA
- a CDS encoding LLM class flavin-dependent oxidoreductase, whose product MWSAGAPADLVDVDELLEATSTLVIGTSIVTIWGGEPGVAAAAYHRVTERFPGRFWLGVGAGHREHTPAYRKTLAAMNAYLDALDAAGVPVAGRAIAALGPKMLALTAEWAGGAVPYLVPPVHTKLAREALGPAAVPAPEMKVVLDPGPVRAWDTARRGSKTRRSAWSATPPTCAASASPTTTSPAKAATGSSTPSSRTVGRRPSPRGRPNTTPRARTTSRSR is encoded by the coding sequence TTGTGGTCCGCCGGTGCGCCGGCGGACCTCGTGGACGTCGACGAACTCCTCGAAGCGACCTCGACGCTGGTGATCGGCACCAGCATCGTCACCATCTGGGGCGGGGAGCCGGGCGTCGCCGCGGCGGCGTATCACCGCGTGACCGAGCGGTTCCCCGGCCGGTTCTGGCTCGGTGTCGGGGCCGGTCACCGGGAGCACACGCCGGCGTACCGCAAGACCCTCGCCGCGATGAACGCTTATCTCGACGCGCTCGACGCGGCTGGAGTGCCGGTGGCGGGCCGGGCGATCGCCGCACTGGGGCCGAAGATGCTGGCGCTGACGGCCGAGTGGGCGGGCGGGGCGGTGCCGTACCTGGTGCCGCCGGTGCACACGAAGCTCGCACGCGAGGCGCTGGGGCCGGCTGCGGTGCCGGCGCCGGAGATGAAGGTCGTGCTGGATCCGGGTCCGGTGCGCGCCTGGGACACGGCCCGCCGCGGATCGAAAACCCGACGCTCGGCCTGGTCAGCTACACCGCCAACCTGCGCCGCCTCGGCTTCACCGACGACGACCTCGCCGGCGAAGGCAGCGACCGGCTCATCGACGCCGTCGTCGCGCACGGTGGGGCGGCGACCGTCGCCGCGCGGCCGGCCGAACACCACGCCGCGGGCGCGGACCACGTCGCGATCCAGGTGA
- a CDS encoding bis-aminopropyl spermidine synthase family protein: MTALDDVLAAHGAGVRPLYEVIDLLRTGPRELADLVRLSAAPRRSVEDVLMALEADLERSAAGVRISPDALPAYETYRLPRLPDPLDDAVAAHPDLLAELATQIAAVPAPLAALDHVQATPETVLRRALWLSARYDLRRSRLLFLGDHDLTSLAVRAVCPEAELTVVDLDERVLSYLDATSGRTITLAHTDLRIGLPPAVAGRADLVFSDPPYTPEGMGLFAARAVQALREPTEGRVLLAYGYSPRHPALGAQVQRSLATLGLTFEAILPDFNRYAGAQAVGSAADLYVCQPTAKAKKSGGRKGKAAIYTHGPQSVEASGTKPALLSALREIATEGGLALETRPVDWSASGPEGDAVAMDLTADPGPWLLRTLLGTNARRLALLVPNNHPDLTDAAAQTALTDLVAAKYRLRFLRSTPDNRHAIVTADAVEHPSEILTRAHARLANVALDVPAELTDLRLVDVPRHRLVELLDR; encoded by the coding sequence GTGACCGCTCTCGACGACGTCCTGGCCGCGCACGGCGCCGGCGTGCGCCCGCTGTACGAGGTGATCGACCTGCTCCGCACGGGTCCCCGCGAGCTCGCGGACCTGGTGCGGCTGAGCGCGGCACCGCGGCGCAGCGTCGAGGACGTGCTGATGGCACTGGAGGCCGATCTGGAGCGTTCCGCGGCGGGTGTCCGGATTTCGCCGGACGCGTTGCCCGCGTACGAGACGTATCGGCTGCCGCGCCTGCCCGACCCGCTCGACGACGCCGTCGCCGCGCACCCGGACCTGCTCGCGGAGCTGGCGACGCAGATCGCCGCGGTGCCGGCCCCGCTGGCCGCACTCGACCACGTTCAGGCGACGCCCGAGACAGTGCTGCGCCGCGCGTTGTGGCTCAGCGCCCGCTACGACCTGCGCCGCTCCCGCCTGCTCTTCCTCGGTGACCACGACCTCACCTCGCTCGCCGTGCGCGCGGTGTGCCCAGAAGCCGAGCTGACCGTGGTGGACCTCGACGAACGCGTGCTGTCCTACCTGGACGCCACGAGCGGCCGGACGATCACCCTCGCCCACACCGATCTGCGCATCGGGTTGCCTCCTGCCGTCGCGGGCCGCGCGGACCTGGTCTTCAGCGATCCGCCGTACACGCCGGAGGGCATGGGGCTGTTCGCCGCGCGGGCCGTGCAGGCGCTGCGCGAGCCGACCGAAGGCCGCGTCCTGCTGGCCTACGGCTACAGCCCCCGCCACCCCGCGCTCGGCGCCCAGGTGCAGCGTTCGCTCGCGACGCTGGGCCTCACGTTCGAGGCGATCCTGCCGGACTTCAACCGCTACGCCGGCGCGCAAGCCGTCGGTTCCGCCGCCGACCTCTACGTCTGCCAGCCGACGGCGAAAGCCAAGAAATCGGGCGGGCGCAAGGGAAAGGCGGCGATCTACACCCACGGCCCGCAGTCCGTGGAAGCGTCCGGGACGAAACCCGCACTCCTGTCGGCGCTGCGCGAGATCGCCACCGAGGGCGGCCTCGCCCTCGAAACCCGGCCCGTCGACTGGTCCGCCTCCGGTCCCGAGGGCGACGCCGTCGCGATGGACCTCACCGCCGACCCGGGTCCCTGGCTCCTGCGCACGTTGCTCGGCACCAATGCCCGCCGCCTGGCGCTGCTGGTGCCGAACAATCACCCGGACCTCACCGACGCGGCCGCGCAGACGGCGCTGACGGACCTGGTCGCCGCCAAGTACCGCCTGCGCTTCCTGCGCAGCACTCCGGACAACCGGCACGCGATCGTCACGGCCGATGCGGTCGAGCACCCGTCGGAGATCCTGACCCGCGCCCACGCGCGGCTCGCGAACGTCGCCCTCGATGTCCCCGCCGAACTGACGGACCTCCGGCTGGTGGACGTGCCGCGGCACCGGCTCGTGGAGCTGCTGGACCGCTAG
- a CDS encoding ABC transporter ATP-binding protein, producing MTIEFRDVTKRYPDGTVAVNGLSLTVEDGTVTVLVGPSGCGKTTSLRMINRMVEPTSGAVLLDGKDVSEGDPALLRRGIGYVIQHAGLFPHRTVLDNVATVPLLSGWDKRKARARAAELLETVGLPKELGKRYPAQLSGGQQQRVGVARALAADSPVLLMDEPFSAVDPIVREELQDELLRLQSQLGKTIVFVTHDIDEAVRLGDKIAVLRVGGVLAQYGTPSEVLRHPVDDFVASFVGKDRGYRGLSFVSANGVEVSPVDLLELGTKVPGPTEGWQLVVDTEKQPRGWLPPGSTVDGDLTEADLVAGGSLYVQGTPIRGALDAALSSPAGLGVVVDDGHRVVGAVVARQVLDVIEATPQAS from the coding sequence GTGACAATCGAATTCCGCGACGTGACCAAACGGTATCCGGATGGCACGGTGGCCGTGAACGGACTCTCGCTCACCGTCGAGGACGGCACGGTCACCGTGCTCGTCGGCCCGTCCGGCTGCGGCAAGACCACCTCGCTGCGGATGATCAACCGCATGGTCGAGCCGACTTCGGGCGCAGTGCTGCTCGACGGCAAGGACGTGAGCGAAGGCGACCCGGCGCTGCTGCGCCGCGGCATCGGCTACGTGATCCAGCACGCCGGGCTCTTTCCACACAGGACGGTGCTCGACAACGTCGCGACCGTGCCCCTGCTGTCCGGCTGGGACAAGCGCAAGGCGCGTGCCCGCGCGGCCGAGCTGCTGGAGACGGTCGGCCTGCCCAAGGAGCTCGGCAAGCGGTACCCGGCGCAGCTCTCGGGCGGCCAGCAGCAGCGCGTGGGCGTGGCCCGGGCGCTCGCGGCCGATTCGCCGGTGCTGCTGATGGACGAGCCGTTCTCCGCCGTCGACCCCATCGTGCGCGAGGAGCTGCAGGACGAGCTGCTGCGGCTGCAGTCGCAGCTGGGCAAGACCATCGTGTTCGTCACGCACGACATCGACGAGGCCGTGCGGCTCGGCGACAAGATCGCGGTGCTGCGTGTGGGCGGCGTGCTCGCTCAGTACGGCACGCCGTCCGAGGTGCTGCGCCACCCCGTCGACGACTTCGTCGCGTCGTTCGTCGGCAAGGATCGCGGATACCGCGGGCTCTCCTTCGTGTCCGCGAACGGCGTCGAAGTGTCCCCTGTGGATCTCCTCGAGCTCGGCACCAAGGTGCCGGGTCCGACCGAGGGCTGGCAGCTCGTGGTGGACACCGAGAAGCAGCCCCGCGGCTGGCTCCCGCCCGGCTCCACTGTGGATGGTGACCTGACCGAGGCCGACCTCGTGGCCGGCGGTTCCCTGTACGTGCAGGGCACCCCGATCCGCGGCGCGCTCGACGCCGCGCTGTCCTCGCCCGCCGGCCTCGGCGTGGTGGTCGACGACGGGCATCGTGTCGTCGGCGCGGTCGTGGCCCGCCAGGTCCTGGATGTGATCGAGGCCACCCCGCAAGCGTCCTGA